The following proteins are encoded in a genomic region of Vigna radiata var. radiata cultivar VC1973A unplaced genomic scaffold, Vradiata_ver6 scaffold_7, whole genome shotgun sequence:
- the LOC106753781 gene encoding mitotic-spindle organizing protein 1B-like isoform X2, which yields MDPEAARAARESLDLAFHMSNILDTGLDRHTLSVLIALCDLGVNPEALAAVVKELRKEKPSLSSSLPEAPSSFP from the coding sequence ATGGATCCGGAGGCTGCTCGAGCTGCACGAGAATCTCTAGACCTGGCGTTCCATATGTCCAATATACTTGACACGGGTCTAGACCGTCACACACTTTCGGTTCTAATTGCACTTTGTGATCTTGGAGTCAATCCTGAAGCACTTGCTGCTGTTGTCAAGGAACTAAGAAAAGAGAAGCCCTCGTTATCATCATCACTTCCTGAGGCTCCTTCTTCTTTTCCATAA